One window of the Epinephelus moara isolate mb chromosome 22, YSFRI_EMoa_1.0, whole genome shotgun sequence genome contains the following:
- the LOC126383867 gene encoding extracellular matrix protein 1-like, protein MISTGGFAGFWITALLTLHGADVGETRRNSLNEPDVPFPPACPTAQNLAAICNQGQGRPRYPPSFFPNSRVSHFRRRGNAINRLESWYSQCCSGQSNQILCCAQQAWKQALSQFCVEEYSTMTLPYVCCADRGDARWRCFDSELPNPNYEATPGYTAPAVPDEPGFIFNPNTC, encoded by the exons ATGATCTCGACTGGAGGCTTCGCAGGATTTTGGATAACTGCACTGCTGACTCTTCATGGCGCAGATGTGGGAG AGACCAGAAGAAACTCCCTCAATGAGCCTGACGTGCCTTTCCCACCTGCCTGTCCCACTGCTCAGAACCTCGCTGCCATCTGCAATCAAGGTCAGGGTCGTCCCAGATACCCTCCCAGCTTCTTCCCGAACTCCAGGGTCAGTCACTTCCGCCGCCGTGGAAATGCCATCAACCGTCTGGAGTCGTGGTACAGTCAGTGCTGCAGTGGGCAGAGCAACCAGATCCTCTGCTGCGCCCAACAAGCT TGGAAACAAGCCCTGTCCCAGTTCTGTGTGGAGGAATATTCCACCATGACTCTTCCATATGTGTGCTGTGCGGACAGAGGAGATGCACGGTGGAGGTGCTTCGACAGCGAGCTGCCAAACCCAAACTATGAGGCAACACCAGGCTACACTGCACCCGCAGTTCCAGATGAGCCAGGATTCATCTTCAACCCAAATACTTGCTAA